The Desulfonatronospira thiodismutans ASO3-1 DNA segment GTTGTCCTTGATGGCAGCCCTGCCTCACGGCAAAAAAGTCATGAAAAAGGAATACTGCGGATTATTCGGCATCCATGATCATCCCGAGGCGGCCAGGATGACCTACTTCGGACTTTACGCCCTGCAGCACCGGGGCCAGGAAAGCGCCGGCATCGTCACCTGGGACGGCAGCAGAATCCGGGAACAGAAAGGCATGGGGCTGGTCGGGGATATTTTCAGTGAAAAGCACCTGGGGCACCAGCTCAAGGGAACCATAGCCTCGGGACACCTGCGCTACTCCACCACCGGGGCCTCCCTTCTGCGCAATGCCCAGCCATTCCTGGTAAGGTTCAAGGATATATCCATAGCCATCTCCCACAACGGCAACCTGGTGAATACCACTGAAATCCGCCAGGAGCTGGAACAGCAGGGTTCCATTTTTCAGACCACCATGGACAGTGAGATTATAGTTCACCTGCTCTCCAGGAACATGAACGGCAACTCCCTGGAAGACGCCCTGAAGAAGGCCCTGCAGAAAGTAAAAGGGGCCTACACCCTGCTCATCATGGCCAATGACAAGCTGATCGCCGTTCGCGACCCCAATGGATTCAGGCCCATGTCCATAGGACGTCTGGGCGACTCCTATGTATTCGCCTCGGAAACCTGCGCCTTTGATCTCCTGGAAGCCGAATACCTGCGATGTGTCCAGCCCGGGGAAATGGTGGTGGTGGAAAACGGCCGTCTGGAGAGCACTCAGTTTGCAGAAGTAAGTGAACCTTCTCCCTGTGTTTTTGAGCTCATCTACTTTGCCCGTCCTGATTCCATTGTTTTCGACGACGAGGTCTACCATGCCCGCAAGGAAATGGGCCGGGCCCTGGCCAGGGAAGCCCCTGTGGAGGCGGATTACGTAATGCCCTTCCCTGACTCCGGGGTTTACGCAGCTGTAGGTTATGCCCGGGAATCAGGGATTCCCTTTGAGATGGCCATGATCCGCAATCACTACGTGGGCCGGACTTTCATCCAGCCCTCCCAGGATATGCGCGATTTCGGCGTCCGGGTAAAGCTCAATCCCGCCCGGAGCATGATCCGGGACAAAAAAATCCTTATCGTGGAGGACTCCATAGTCCGGGGTACAACCATCCGCACCCGGGTGAAAAAACTGCGCGAACTGGGGGCCAAAGAGATACACATGCGGGTGAGCTGTCCGCCTATAAAGCACCCCTGCTACTACGGCATAGACTTTTCCTCCAAGGGAGAACTTATAGCCGCCAATCAAAGCGTGGAAGACATCGCCGAGTTCATAGGACTGGACTCGCTGCATTACCTGAGCGTTGACGGTCTTCTGGCTTCTCTTAACAGCAATAGATCATTCTGCCTGGCCTGCTTCAATGGAACTTACCCGGTACCCCCTTCTCCCAACTGCGACAAACTATGCCTGGAGTGGTAGGAGGCCTCTGTTCAGCGCTTTAAATGCGGCACGTAGAATATTCCCCTGCTTTACTGTGACAATGCTTTTGTCGGGGTCGGAATCGGTATCGAAAATACTGGGGAACTTCCCTAATGACCTGGCCTTTGGATTTTGATTCCCATACCGACCCCGACACCGATTAACAGAGTAAGAGCAAAGAGAAAGCATGCTGAATAAATACCAGAAACGTTCAAATTCTGAATGTAAAACCACCTGCAATACCTATGTCTGAGAACAACGACTGGCTGAAAAAGGCCCGCGAGGTCCTGGATATAGAACTGGAAGCCATCCGCGCGGTGCGCGACGACCTGGACGAAGCCTTTTCTTCTGCCATGGAGGAAATGTCCGCCTGCTCCGGGCGTATAGTGCTTACCGGAGTGGGCAAATCCGGGCTCATCGGCCGCAAAATGGCCGCTACCTTCAGCAGCACCGGAAGCCCGGCCTTTTTTCTGCATCCAGTGGAAGGTGCCCACGGGGATATGGGTATGCTCAGAAGTGAAGATCTGGTGGTAGCCATCTCCAACAGCGGGGAAACCGAAGAGGTAAACTCCATCCTGCAGAGCATCAGTTCCCTGGGAATAAGGATTGTGGCCCTGACCGCCGATACCGGATCCACCATGGCCCGCCTGGCGGACGTGGTCGTCAGGGTCAAGGTTCCAAGGGAGGCCTGCTCTCTGGGTCTTGCCCCCACCAGCAGCACCACAGCAGTTCTGGCGGTGGGCGATGCCATGGCCATAGCTCTGATGCAGAGCAAGCACTTCGGCAAAAAGGATTTTCAGAGATACCATCCCGGGGGATTTCTGGGGCAAAGGCTCAGGCAGGGCATTCACAGGCTTATGCACACCAGCGCCCTGCCCCTGGCCCGGGAAGATGAAAGCCTGGAAAACGCCCTGGAAGTAATGAACCAGGGAGGTTTCGGAGTGGTCTTTATCACTTCCGGAGATAACAGGCTGGCCGGAGTTATAACCGACGGCGATGTGCGCCGCATGGTCTGCGGCAATAACTGGCGGTTGAGCGACCCGGCAGGGCTGCACATGATTTCTTCTCCTGTTCATGCAAATCCCGGCCAGTCAGCAGCCTCTGTTCTGGACGTCATGGAGGAAAAAGCCATAACCGTTCTGCCCATCGTGGACCATGAAAACCGCATCAAAGGCCTGGTGCACCTGCATGACCTGCTGGGCAAGGGCAAACTCAAGTTCTCCTCATGAGCACGCAGGAATACGTATGCCTCAGGTGCAGTCGGGTTTTTCCCACCTGTTGCCGCCTGAGCCCCGGCCTGGAAGAGCTGTGCTTTCCTTTGTCCACCCAGGAAAAAGAAGGCATCCAGAATCATCTGCAGCATTCAGACTTTTTCGTTGAGCAGCCGAATACAGCAGACTTCATCGCCTCAGTGAGCAGACTTCTGCCGGATCACCAACACAAAACCAGATCAATTTTTGCCCTTGATACTTGTCATTTGCGTCTGAAAACGTTATCAGATGGTAAATGTATACTGCTCCAGGACGATGGCTGCCTTTTGCCCCGGGAGTTGCGGCCCTTTTACTGCCGTCTTTTTCCCTTCTGGTTTTTGCGGGGCAAGCTTGTATTCATGACAAACAGCAAGTGCCTGGCCCAGCATGAATCCAGTGAAGTGAAAAATCTGCTCAAGCTTTTCAGGGCGGAAGTATCAGCCCTGCAGAAAGATTTTAATTCCATGCTCCGGAACCTGGGGCTTATTGACTGATATTTCAACTTTACACTCTGGTTTATCCTGAATCCGTGAAGTATACTTTTTTCGACATATATCCTTGCAGGCTTCATGTTCAACTATTAACTGATAACTTTTAACCCTCCAGTTTATTATTAACAAAATGAAATACCTGAAAATATTCTCCGTATTACTTCTGGTGCTGATCCTTGCAGCAACTGCCGTGGGCATCGGACTCTACAAGTGGGCGGCACAGGATCTGCCCGATTACAGAACCATTTCCGACTATGACCCGCCATTGGTGACCAAGGTCTTCACCCGGGACGGTGATGTCCTGGGGCAGTTTTACCGTGAAAAGCGCTACCTGGTTTCCCTGGATGAGATTGCCCCGGTGGCGGTCAAGGCCTTCCTGGCCTCAGAAGACGCCCGGTTCTACGAACACGAGGGAGTATCCAT contains these protein-coding regions:
- the purF gene encoding amidophosphoribosyltransferase codes for the protein MKKEYCGLFGIHDHPEAARMTYFGLYALQHRGQESAGIVTWDGSRIREQKGMGLVGDIFSEKHLGHQLKGTIASGHLRYSTTGASLLRNAQPFLVRFKDISIAISHNGNLVNTTEIRQELEQQGSIFQTTMDSEIIVHLLSRNMNGNSLEDALKKALQKVKGAYTLLIMANDKLIAVRDPNGFRPMSIGRLGDSYVFASETCAFDLLEAEYLRCVQPGEMVVVENGRLESTQFAEVSEPSPCVFELIYFARPDSIVFDDEVYHARKEMGRALAREAPVEADYVMPFPDSGVYAAVGYARESGIPFEMAMIRNHYVGRTFIQPSQDMRDFGVRVKLNPARSMIRDKKILIVEDSIVRGTTIRTRVKKLRELGAKEIHMRVSCPPIKHPCYYGIDFSSKGELIAANQSVEDIAEFIGLDSLHYLSVDGLLASLNSNRSFCLACFNGTYPVPPSPNCDKLCLEW
- a CDS encoding KpsF/GutQ family sugar-phosphate isomerase, giving the protein MSENNDWLKKAREVLDIELEAIRAVRDDLDEAFSSAMEEMSACSGRIVLTGVGKSGLIGRKMAATFSSTGSPAFFLHPVEGAHGDMGMLRSEDLVVAISNSGETEEVNSILQSISSLGIRIVALTADTGSTMARLADVVVRVKVPREACSLGLAPTSSTTAVLAVGDAMAIALMQSKHFGKKDFQRYHPGGFLGQRLRQGIHRLMHTSALPLAREDESLENALEVMNQGGFGVVFITSGDNRLAGVITDGDVRRMVCGNNWRLSDPAGLHMISSPVHANPGQSAASVLDVMEEKAITVLPIVDHENRIKGLVHLHDLLGKGKLKFSS
- a CDS encoding YkgJ family cysteine cluster protein; the protein is MSTQEYVCLRCSRVFPTCCRLSPGLEELCFPLSTQEKEGIQNHLQHSDFFVEQPNTADFIASVSRLLPDHQHKTRSIFALDTCHLRLKTLSDGKCILLQDDGCLLPRELRPFYCRLFPFWFLRGKLVFMTNSKCLAQHESSEVKNLLKLFRAEVSALQKDFNSMLRNLGLID